From a region of the Mucilaginibacter auburnensis genome:
- a CDS encoding TonB-dependent receptor has translation MNKKLYTIFVALLFISRLVLADDETEKNGSIRGHVKTSDGKAAAYVSVGIINTNKGTTTDDGGNYRLTGIKPGSYTVRVSFVGMQTQEQQVTVEPGKESNLNFTLTENSSQLNEVVIAGSNHLNKPVNVGKSGLRVLDVPQSIQVIDSILISDQQMNRLADVMKNVNGVALGENRGSTGDSFFARGYSLGANNIFKNGARSSIGGSPEASTLESVEVLKGSAALLYGGVTGGAVVNLVTKKPKFNWGGEVSMRVGSYNMYKPIVDLYGPISKSIAFRVIATKENANSFRDVVKTDRFYVNPSLLFKISDKTELIVQGDYLKSNYTPDFGIGTVLGKIPDLPRSAFVNMAWAYNNTNTVTTQANLTHRFNSNWKLNVITAFQSYGRNYFGAERPQANGSDASKPLGYAPRTLTRSNTQEYTYNEQINLTGSAYTGSVKHTLLFGADADQSRTTTGAFKYANGSTTSPSYDFNLLDPSTFATSKDIPFTRLYQNTVAPIYRMGAFAQDLIELTQKFKVLAGVRYTLQRTPRTSIYNLETGATTLGGSTGITGIKVDKAFSPKLGLIYQPIKTTSLYLSYANNFTSNSGVDLNGSPMGPSIIDQYEAGVKNEFLNGRLTVNVTAYRILNNRFAQTALTKADGTPNADTNIKEFAGKTASDGVEVDITGKLSNNWYFIAGYSYNYFRYTKTAPIVVTNPNTNPPTTTAGITEGERVIGTIPHTANGTLFYTFDQGTLKGLKLGFSGYYTGKRNSGFNTLKNGLQRGAVINLTDYATFDFSAGYTYKKLSLLGKLSNITNEINYLVHENYSINPIPPRMFQTTLSYKF, from the coding sequence ATGAATAAGAAACTTTACACAATTTTTGTTGCCTTGCTTTTCATCAGTCGCCTTGTTTTGGCCGATGATGAAACGGAGAAAAACGGCAGCATTCGCGGTCACGTAAAAACAAGCGATGGCAAAGCAGCTGCTTACGTTAGCGTAGGCATTATTAACACCAATAAAGGAACAACAACTGATGATGGCGGCAACTACCGCTTAACCGGTATTAAACCGGGCAGCTATACAGTACGCGTATCATTTGTAGGTATGCAAACGCAGGAACAGCAGGTAACTGTTGAACCGGGTAAAGAAAGCAACCTTAACTTTACGCTCACCGAAAACTCATCGCAGTTGAACGAGGTAGTTATAGCAGGTTCCAATCACCTTAACAAACCGGTTAACGTTGGCAAATCGGGGCTGCGTGTTTTAGATGTGCCTCAGAGCATTCAGGTTATAGACAGCATCCTTATATCCGACCAGCAAATGAACCGCCTGGCCGACGTAATGAAAAACGTGAACGGCGTAGCCCTGGGTGAAAACCGCGGCTCAACCGGCGATTCGTTCTTCGCTCGTGGTTATAGCCTTGGCGCTAACAATATATTCAAAAACGGCGCGCGATCATCCATCGGCGGTTCGCCGGAGGCCAGTACGCTGGAATCAGTTGAAGTATTAAAAGGTAGCGCCGCGTTGCTTTACGGTGGTGTTACAGGTGGCGCGGTGGTGAACCTGGTTACCAAAAAGCCCAAATTTAACTGGGGTGGCGAGGTAAGCATGCGCGTGGGCAGTTACAATATGTATAAACCTATAGTTGACCTGTACGGCCCTATCAGCAAAAGCATAGCTTTTAGAGTAATTGCTACAAAGGAAAACGCCAACAGCTTTAGAGATGTGGTTAAAACCGATCGCTTTTATGTTAATCCATCTTTGCTATTTAAAATAAGCGATAAAACCGAGTTGATTGTTCAGGGCGATTATTTGAAAAGCAACTACACCCCCGATTTTGGAATAGGAACCGTTTTGGGCAAAATACCTGATCTGCCGAGAAGCGCTTTTGTAAACATGGCATGGGCGTACAACAATACCAACACAGTTACAACACAAGCTAACTTAACACACCGTTTTAACAGCAACTGGAAGCTAAATGTTATAACTGCTTTCCAATCATACGGTCGTAATTATTTTGGAGCAGAAAGACCACAGGCCAATGGCAGCGACGCAAGTAAGCCGTTAGGATATGCTCCGCGGACGCTAACGAGGTCAAATACGCAGGAGTATACCTACAACGAGCAGATCAATTTAACCGGAAGCGCTTATACTGGTTCTGTTAAACATACTTTGTTATTTGGTGCTGATGCTGACCAATCTCGCACAACAACCGGTGCCTTTAAATACGCAAACGGATCAACAACGTCACCAAGTTATGATTTCAATTTGCTCGACCCATCAACTTTTGCAACCAGTAAAGACATACCTTTTACAAGGCTTTATCAAAATACAGTTGCCCCTATTTACCGTATGGGAGCATTTGCTCAGGATCTGATCGAGCTAACTCAAAAGTTTAAAGTATTGGCAGGCGTACGCTATACGCTGCAAAGAACGCCAAGAACATCAATTTATAACTTAGAAACAGGTGCTACCACCCTGGGAGGCAGTACAGGCATTACCGGTATTAAAGTAGACAAAGCTTTCTCTCCAAAACTGGGCTTGATCTATCAGCCAATTAAAACTACTTCGCTGTATTTAAGCTACGCCAATAACTTTACATCTAACTCAGGTGTTGATTTAAATGGATCTCCTATGGGGCCATCTATTATTGACCAATATGAGGCCGGCGTAAAAAATGAATTTTTGAACGGAAGATTAACAGTAAATGTAACGGCTTACAGGATATTGAATAATCGTTTTGCTCAAACTGCACTAACCAAGGCAGACGGTACGCCAAACGCCGACACCAACATCAAAGAATTTGCAGGCAAAACCGCCAGCGATGGTGTTGAAGTTGACATTACCGGTAAATTATCAAACAACTGGTATTTTATAGCGGGTTACTCTTATAACTATTTCCGTTATACAAAAACGGCGCCTATAGTTGTTACTAACCCTAATACTAATCCGCCAACCACTACAGCCGGAATTACAGAGGGCGAACGCGTTATCGGCACTATCCCCCACACGGCTAACGGAACCTTGTTTTACACATTTGACCAGGGCACTTTAAAGGGGTTGAAACTTGGCTTTTCCGGCTATTACACCGGCAAACGCAACAGTGGTTTCAACACGCTTAAAAATGGCCTGCAACGCGGTGCAGTAATCAATTTAACAGATTACGCTACGTTTGATTTTTCGGCAGGTTATACTTATAAAAAGTTATCACTGCTGGGCAAGTTATCTAACATTACCAACGAGATCAATTACCTGGTACACGAGAATTACAGCATTAACCCTATACCTCCACGCATGTTTCAAACCACGCTGTCTTACAAATTTTAA
- a CDS encoding hybrid sensor histidine kinase/response regulator, whose protein sequence is MRERLIRWHSLVLVILAVAFYCLPVYAQQLSGKQNVKFTHITTADGLSQSTVTCILKDRYGFMWFGTEDGLNRYDGYRFIIYRNNLNDKNAIAGNSITTLYEDKTGNIWIGTKEGLSRYNRTNNNFVNYTAKPGGLTNSSINSICEDNDGNIWVGTLMNLNILNPRNNKIEYLLADGKPGSLSNTRVTYILKDSQRRLWVGTNDGLNLYNPANGKFKAYYHDAKDENSLASNYVKVLADVGNGRLMIGTNDAGLDVFDTKSGVFKHHTSNKGDTSSISDNNVHAIGRTSAGNFWIGTEKGLDFYVTRNGKFTTYINSPADVTSLAGSSVRAVLVDDMGTLWAAASSAGISKYDKSLSLFKVYKYLYGDKRGLSGREVTAFADADNGNIWVATDGGGLNLFNTQTNTFSYYMHRDGMRNSLSANNILALCKSKTGNRLWIGSYTGGVDLFVISKNTFINFKKGTGPAQLSDDRVFALMEDSKNNLWIGTNGGGVNILDASQKKVTVLRSNFNDEKTISNDVIRCFYEDVDGDIWIGTYNAGISIYNTKTGSVTRLNKANSKLSNNIIFAIERDIYGNIWVATGGGLNRYDAAKKQFVTYTTQNGLANNNIYTIVPNGAYLWLSTNNGLTRFDIKRNSFKNFNLRNGLQDHEFKHNAGLLSKTGELYFGGVNGFNRINPKYITGNQNIPEIVISGFELFNKPQYVGMPGSPLKQAISDTRSITLNYKQSIFTFEFVALDYTVPEENDYAYMLEGLETDWNYIGNRHRATYTNLNPGTYTFRVKAANNDGVWNEKGIAVEITILPPFWLTWWFKTLVLLCGVVILIYLYNYRIRTIKAQKLVLERQVSQRTAEVRQQAEDLKQLNNNLIEQTEELQTLNEELYEQRMQEEKARADAEQARSDAEQANKAKSIFLATMSHEIRTPMNGVIGMAALLGETKLTEEQHEYAETIIHSGEALLNVINGVLDFSKIESGKMDLDPHEFELRVCIEEVFDLFAKKTAESNIDLIYQIDHRLPSLLIADGTRLRQILINLVSNAIKFTHQGEVFLNVTLVKQTGSEFEVAFEVSDTGIGIPTEKIPYLFEAFTQVDSSITRRYGGTGLGLAISKRLIQLMGGDITVDSKEHEGTKFRFTIKCNALQHDRLEASALPDIENKNILIVDDNATNLKVLKAQLEVWKLNATSVHSAAAALDLLDSGKHFDMIITDMQMPEMDGLAFTRIVKKVYPQIPVLLLSSVGNESQKNYPNLFAATLTKPVKQHHLSMAIQNEFKHKQYMAVNEAKSNSVLSIGFATENPVNILVAEDNPINQKLILRILEKLGYEARLANNGREVLEEIGKQVPDMILMDVQMPEIDGLEATRLIRKMSAITQPYIVAMTANAMPEDRDDCFAAGMDNYISKPVKLDLLVSVLREGYIKQGNK, encoded by the coding sequence ATGCGTGAACGTTTGATAAGATGGCATAGCCTCGTGCTTGTAATTTTAGCTGTCGCTTTTTATTGCCTGCCTGTATATGCGCAACAACTATCGGGGAAGCAAAATGTTAAGTTTACGCATATTACCACTGCCGATGGCTTATCTCAAAGTACGGTAACCTGCATTTTAAAAGATAGATATGGCTTTATGTGGTTTGGTACCGAAGATGGTTTGAACCGTTATGATGGTTATCGTTTTATTATTTACCGCAACAATTTAAATGATAAAAACGCCATTGCAGGCAACAGTATCACCACCCTTTACGAAGATAAAACGGGTAACATATGGATAGGTACCAAAGAGGGGCTCAGCAGATATAATCGCACTAATAACAACTTTGTTAATTACACTGCAAAGCCGGGTGGGTTAACAAATTCCAGTATAAATAGTATATGCGAGGATAATGATGGTAACATATGGGTAGGTACATTAATGAACCTTAACATCTTAAACCCGCGTAATAACAAAATTGAATACTTGCTGGCTGACGGAAAACCCGGCAGTTTAAGCAATACCAGGGTAACATACATTCTTAAAGATAGCCAGCGCAGGTTATGGGTGGGAACTAATGATGGATTAAACCTGTACAACCCGGCCAATGGTAAATTCAAAGCCTACTATCATGATGCGAAGGACGAAAACTCATTGGCAAGCAACTACGTCAAGGTGCTGGCTGATGTGGGAAACGGAAGGCTGATGATAGGCACCAATGATGCAGGTTTAGATGTTTTTGACACCAAGAGCGGAGTATTTAAACACCACACATCAAATAAAGGTGATACCTCAAGCATTAGCGATAATAACGTACACGCCATAGGTCGAACAAGCGCAGGCAATTTTTGGATAGGTACTGAAAAAGGACTCGACTTTTACGTCACTCGCAATGGTAAGTTCACTACCTATATCAACTCGCCTGCAGATGTCACAAGCCTGGCAGGTTCTTCAGTAAGGGCTGTATTGGTTGATGATATGGGTACGCTGTGGGCAGCGGCAAGTTCGGCCGGTATTAGCAAATACGATAAAAGCTTATCGCTGTTTAAAGTATACAAGTATCTGTATGGCGACAAAAGAGGATTATCAGGAAGAGAGGTTACCGCATTTGCCGATGCTGATAATGGTAATATATGGGTAGCAACAGACGGGGGCGGACTTAATTTATTTAATACCCAAACCAACACCTTTAGCTACTACATGCATCGCGACGGGATGAGAAATTCCTTATCGGCCAATAATATACTTGCGCTTTGTAAAAGCAAAACTGGCAACCGCTTGTGGATCGGTTCCTATACAGGCGGCGTTGACCTGTTTGTCATTAGCAAAAATACCTTTATCAACTTTAAAAAGGGAACTGGCCCGGCGCAGCTTTCTGATGACCGTGTATTTGCCTTAATGGAGGATAGTAAGAATAATTTATGGATAGGCACCAATGGCGGCGGAGTTAACATTTTAGATGCGTCACAAAAAAAAGTTACTGTACTCCGCAGCAATTTCAATGATGAAAAGACCATCAGCAATGATGTTATCCGCTGTTTTTATGAGGATGTGGATGGAGATATCTGGATAGGTACCTACAACGCCGGAATCAGCATTTATAATACAAAAACAGGGAGCGTAACCAGGCTTAACAAAGCTAACAGCAAGCTCTCCAATAATATAATTTTCGCAATTGAGCGAGATATATATGGTAACATTTGGGTGGCTACCGGTGGGGGCCTTAACAGGTATGATGCCGCCAAAAAACAATTTGTAACCTATACAACCCAAAACGGACTTGCCAACAACAACATTTATACAATTGTGCCCAACGGAGCGTACTTATGGCTAAGTACCAACAATGGCTTAACGCGTTTTGATATAAAGCGTAACAGTTTCAAAAACTTTAATTTAAGAAATGGTTTACAAGACCATGAGTTTAAGCATAACGCCGGCTTACTGTCTAAAACAGGCGAGCTATATTTTGGCGGTGTTAATGGGTTTAACCGTATTAACCCTAAGTACATAACCGGAAATCAGAATATTCCTGAAATAGTGATCAGCGGTTTTGAGCTGTTCAATAAACCGCAATATGTAGGTATGCCCGGCTCGCCGCTTAAGCAGGCTATAAGCGATACCCGCAGCATTACACTTAACTACAAACAATCCATATTCACTTTTGAGTTTGTAGCGCTGGATTACACAGTGCCCGAAGAGAATGATTATGCCTACATGTTAGAGGGCCTTGAAACCGACTGGAACTATATAGGTAACAGGCACCGGGCAACGTACACCAACCTGAATCCGGGTACTTATACATTTAGAGTTAAGGCCGCCAACAATGATGGTGTTTGGAATGAGAAGGGGATAGCTGTCGAGATAACCATACTGCCGCCTTTTTGGCTAACATGGTGGTTTAAAACTTTGGTGCTGCTGTGTGGTGTGGTCATACTCATATATCTCTATAACTATAGAATAAGAACCATCAAAGCTCAAAAGTTAGTGTTGGAGCGGCAGGTATCTCAACGTACAGCGGAAGTGCGCCAACAAGCCGAAGACCTTAAACAACTCAATAATAATTTGATTGAGCAAACGGAAGAATTGCAAACCCTTAATGAGGAATTGTATGAACAGCGGATGCAGGAAGAAAAAGCCAGGGCCGATGCTGAACAAGCCCGCTCAGATGCAGAACAGGCCAATAAAGCCAAAAGTATATTTTTAGCCACCATGAGCCATGAGATACGGACCCCTATGAATGGCGTAATAGGTATGGCGGCTTTATTGGGCGAAACCAAGCTTACCGAGGAACAGCACGAGTATGCCGAAACCATCATTCATAGCGGTGAGGCTTTACTGAACGTGATAAATGGTGTGCTTGATTTTTCAAAGATCGAATCAGGTAAGATGGACCTTGATCCGCATGAGTTTGAGCTGAGGGTTTGTATTGAGGAGGTGTTTGACCTGTTCGCTAAGAAAACTGCCGAAAGCAATATTGACCTTATTTACCAGATAGACCACCGCTTGCCGTCTTTATTAATTGCTGATGGTACGCGCCTGCGGCAGATATTGATTAACCTGGTAAGCAACGCCATTAAATTTACCCATCAGGGCGAGGTGTTTTTAAATGTTACTTTGGTTAAGCAAACCGGTAGCGAGTTTGAAGTGGCTTTTGAGGTGAGCGATACCGGCATAGGTATCCCTACAGAAAAAATACCTTATCTGTTTGAGGCGTTTACCCAGGTGGATTCGTCAATTACGCGCAGATATGGCGGTACCGGCTTGGGCTTAGCCATTAGTAAGCGCCTCATCCAATTAATGGGTGGCGATATTACCGTTGATAGCAAAGAACACGAGGGTACAAAATTCAGGTTCACCATAAAATGTAACGCTTTGCAGCATGACCGGCTGGAGGCATCGGCCTTGCCGGATATCGAAAACAAAAATATACTCATAGTTGACGACAACGCTACTAACCTTAAAGTGCTAAAAGCCCAGTTGGAGGTTTGGAAATTGAATGCCACCTCCGTGCACTCTGCAGCTGCCGCGCTTGATCTGTTAGATAGCGGGAAGCATTTCGACATGATCATTACAGATATGCAGATGCCTGAAATGGATGGCCTGGCATTCACCCGGATAGTTAAAAAGGTATATCCGCAAATACCGGTGCTATTGTTAAGTTCTGTTGGTAACGAGTCGCAGAAAAACTACCCTAACCTGTTTGCAGCCACATTAACCAAGCCGGTTAAACAGCATCACCTCAGCATGGCCATACAAAACGAGTTTAAGCATAAGCAGTACATGGCGGTTAACGAGGCCAAAAGCAATTCGGTTTTATCAATTGGCTTTGCTACAGAGAATCCTGTTAACATATTGGTAGCCGAAGATAATCCCATCAATCAGAAGCTCATATTACGAATTTTAGAAAAATTAGGGTACGAGGCAAGGTTAGCCAACAACGGAAGGGAAGTTTTGGAAGAAATTGGCAAGCAGGTGCCGGATATGATACTGATGGATGTACAAATGCCAGAAATTGACGGACTTGAAGCTACAAGGTTGATACGTAAAATGTCGGCCATAACACAACCTTACATAGTTGCCATGACGGCTAACGCCATGCCCGAAGACCGTGATGATTGTTTTGCTGCCGGCATGGATAACTATATTTCGAAACCTGTTAAGCTTGATCTGCTGGTGAGTGTTTTACGCGAAGGGTATATAAAGCAAGGCAATAAATAA
- a CDS encoding TonB-dependent receptor: protein MNSLLLCSNSFTPSHLSQKLLNLITLLLLTLSFTTANAQQNSSVNGVVKTTDGSPVEMATVTIPSLKLSTATNEYGEFTLNRIPAGIYIIEARYLSLAPHQVEISVTAGRKNSVNLTLSQTSQQLQEVNISSERANKFASKKTDQVARMPLDNLENPQVYTSIPKELIAEQQIVDFKEMLRNAPGVVPNNNPAGGTGGTIRGFTATTTVRNGLAVQSYQSDPINIERVEVIMGPSATLFGSSIVGFGGLINQVTKKPFETFKGEVGLTLGSYELSRITADVNTPLNADKTALLRVNAASHKENSFQNFGHKRMNTFAPSFLYKASDKLTFLLEAEFNKTDRSTVAYFQNFNKTTYKNFKDIPIPFRTSLGGANLGAELTAVNYYAEAKYKMSDNWTSTTSIAFGENNIEHSHQIYPQWTADNKFDRTISSYGPRIFTSWNAQQNFNGDFKIGSLRNRLLVGVNYYSFRSFLRFTPTGLYDKIDLSTSQSIPAINLERVNAIGATVTQTNTENNQSSYSAYASNVLNITDRLAAMMSLRVDRFMNEAPINNGVVATTGNYNQTALSPKLGLTYQLVKNQVSVFGNYMNGFQNVAPVTQPNGTVDIFKPRQANQLEGGIKVEAFNNKLNATISYYDIKLNNDTRVQNQITVQDGNSRSKGFEVNVIANPVEGLNITAGYATNNYKITKASTPAMEGLYQAQVPTKYANFWASYKFMSTTLKGLGFGVGGSYVSDCFFDAGNTVVIPSYTLVNTAVFYDQSKWRFGIKGNNLGNQQYWSNWGIQESLRQVLGTLTFKF, encoded by the coding sequence ATGAATTCTTTATTACTATGCAGTAATAGTTTTACCCCATCTCACCTATCTCAAAAATTACTTAACCTAATTACTTTACTGTTATTAACGCTTAGCTTTACTACTGCAAACGCACAGCAAAACAGCAGTGTTAACGGCGTTGTAAAAACCACCGACGGCAGCCCGGTTGAAATGGCTACCGTTACCATTCCCTCACTAAAACTCAGTACTGCCACCAACGAGTATGGCGAGTTTACCCTTAACCGTATACCGGCAGGTATCTATATAATTGAAGCACGTTACCTCAGCCTTGCTCCGCATCAAGTGGAGATATCAGTAACGGCTGGGCGTAAAAATTCAGTCAACCTTACGCTGTCGCAAACCTCGCAGCAGTTGCAGGAAGTAAACATATCATCAGAAAGGGCTAACAAATTCGCCTCCAAAAAAACCGACCAGGTGGCACGTATGCCCCTGGACAATCTGGAAAATCCGCAGGTATACACTAGCATCCCTAAAGAGTTAATTGCCGAGCAGCAAATAGTTGACTTTAAAGAAATGCTGCGCAACGCGCCCGGCGTTGTGCCCAATAATAATCCAGCAGGTGGTACCGGTGGAACAATCAGGGGTTTTACAGCTACCACAACAGTTAGAAATGGTTTGGCCGTACAGTCGTATCAGTCAGATCCAATCAATATTGAGCGTGTAGAGGTGATAATGGGGCCGTCGGCCACGTTGTTTGGTTCAAGTATTGTTGGTTTTGGTGGTTTGATCAACCAAGTCACAAAAAAACCTTTCGAAACCTTTAAAGGCGAAGTTGGCCTTACGTTGGGCAGTTATGAGCTGAGCCGCATTACCGCTGACGTTAATACGCCACTTAATGCAGATAAAACAGCGCTGTTGCGGGTGAACGCGGCATCTCATAAAGAAAACTCGTTCCAGAACTTTGGGCATAAACGCATGAACACTTTCGCTCCAAGCTTTTTATATAAGGCCAGCGATAAACTTACCTTCTTACTGGAAGCAGAGTTTAATAAAACCGATCGCTCAACGGTGGCCTACTTCCAGAACTTCAATAAAACCACTTACAAAAATTTTAAAGATATCCCCATTCCTTTCCGTACCTCTTTAGGGGGCGCTAACCTTGGCGCCGAGTTAACAGCGGTTAATTACTATGCCGAGGCTAAGTACAAAATGTCTGACAACTGGACCTCAACCACCAGCATTGCTTTTGGCGAGAACAACATTGAGCACAGTCACCAGATCTATCCGCAGTGGACAGCCGATAACAAATTTGACCGTACCATATCCAGCTATGGTCCGCGTATTTTTACCTCGTGGAACGCGCAGCAAAACTTTAACGGCGACTTTAAAATTGGCAGTCTGCGTAACCGTTTGTTGGTTGGGGTGAACTACTACTCTTTCCGTAGCTTTTTAAGATTTACGCCAACCGGTTTGTATGATAAGATTGACCTTTCCACCTCGCAGAGCATACCTGCAATCAACCTGGAGCGGGTGAACGCTATAGGCGCAACCGTAACGCAAACCAACACCGAAAACAACCAAAGCTCCTATAGCGCCTACGCATCAAATGTATTGAACATTACCGACAGGTTAGCTGCCATGATGAGCCTGCGTGTTGATCGTTTTATGAACGAAGCGCCTATTAATAATGGCGTAGTTGCAACAACCGGCAATTATAATCAAACGGCCCTCTCGCCTAAACTGGGTTTAACCTACCAACTGGTAAAAAACCAGGTTTCGGTTTTTGGTAATTATATGAATGGTTTTCAAAACGTGGCTCCGGTTACGCAACCCAACGGAACCGTTGACATTTTTAAACCCCGTCAGGCAAACCAGTTAGAGGGCGGTATAAAGGTGGAGGCCTTTAATAATAAATTGAACGCCACCATAAGCTATTACGATATTAAACTGAATAATGACACCCGCGTGCAGAACCAAATTACTGTTCAGGATGGTAACTCGCGCAGCAAGGGTTTTGAAGTTAACGTAATTGCCAACCCGGTTGAAGGCTTGAACATCACCGCGGGATACGCCACTAATAACTACAAAATAACAAAGGCCAGCACACCTGCAATGGAAGGCCTTTACCAGGCACAGGTGCCTACCAAGTATGCCAACTTTTGGGCCAGCTATAAATTTATGAGTACTACGCTTAAAGGTTTAGGCTTTGGCGTGGGCGGCAGCTACGTGTCTGATTGCTTTTTTGACGCGGGCAATACGGTAGTTATTCCTTCATACACGCTGGTTAACACGGCAGTGTTTTATGATCAGTCTAAATGGCGCTTCGGCATAAAAGGAAATAACCTTGGCAACCAGCAATACTGGAGCAACTGGGGCATACAAGAATCTTTGCGCCAGGTGTTAGGCACTCTAACTTTTAAATTCTAA
- a CDS encoding CoA-binding protein yields MADKKTLILGATPDASRYAYLAANRLKGHGHTIVNVGQKTGEVAGVPIEKPETIHSDIDTITLYVGTRNQEPLYDYILSTHPKRIIFNPGTENRELQEMANQRGIETVYACTLVMLSIGEY; encoded by the coding sequence ATGGCAGATAAAAAAACATTGATATTAGGCGCAACTCCAGACGCATCGCGTTATGCTTATTTGGCAGCTAACCGCTTGAAAGGACATGGACATACTATAGTTAATGTTGGTCAAAAAACAGGCGAGGTGGCAGGTGTACCTATTGAGAAGCCTGAAACTATACACAGTGATATTGATACCATTACCTTATATGTAGGCACAAGAAATCAGGAACCGCTATATGATTATATATTAAGCACACATCCGAAAAGAATAATTTTTAACCCCGGTACAGAAAATCGTGAACTACAGGAGATGGCTAACCAACGTGGTATTGAAACAGTTTATGCCTGTACGCTGGTAATGCTTTCTATTGGAGAATATTAA
- a CDS encoding SPFH domain-containing protein has protein sequence MSLFSRLLNEFIDVIEWVDTTQDTLVWKFPRQDNAIKMGAKLIVRESQVAVFFNEGQIADVFTAGTHTLTTQNMPVLTTLMSWKYTFESPFKVDVYFVSTRTFIDQKWGTKNPVMIRDAEFGPVRLRAFGSFNFNVHDAKQFITRISATNPQFIVGDVKEQLRNIVSARGMDAVAESKIAVLDLAANYNEVGQLIATSIQPDFTEMGLNLSKLLVENISLPPEVETALDKRSQMGILGNLGAYAQYQAANAIEKSAENSIGGNLGAAGMGLGVGAAMMGQVGNIFKPTQVGSDSNGELPPPVPSAVQYHIAINGKADGPHSLQDVATMVSNRQVDKTTMVWKKGMANWAAANTLPEVAELLAAVPPPIA, from the coding sequence ATGAGCCTTTTTAGCAGACTATTAAACGAATTTATAGATGTAATTGAGTGGGTTGATACCACGCAAGACACGCTGGTTTGGAAATTTCCGCGACAGGATAACGCCATTAAAATGGGCGCCAAATTAATTGTGCGCGAATCTCAGGTGGCCGTGTTTTTCAACGAGGGCCAGATAGCCGATGTGTTTACCGCCGGTACCCACACGCTCACTACACAAAACATGCCTGTACTTACCACTTTAATGAGCTGGAAGTATACGTTTGAAAGTCCGTTTAAAGTGGATGTATATTTTGTGAGCACACGCACGTTTATTGATCAGAAGTGGGGTACTAAAAACCCGGTAATGATACGCGATGCCGAATTTGGCCCCGTGCGTTTGCGCGCCTTTGGCTCATTCAACTTCAACGTGCATGATGCTAAACAGTTCATCACCCGGATCTCGGCCACCAACCCGCAATTTATTGTAGGCGATGTTAAGGAACAACTGCGCAACATAGTAAGTGCACGCGGTATGGATGCCGTTGCCGAATCAAAAATTGCCGTATTAGACCTCGCCGCTAATTATAATGAAGTAGGACAACTTATTGCTACCAGCATTCAGCCCGATTTTACAGAGATGGGGCTTAACCTGTCTAAGCTGCTGGTTGAAAATATTTCGTTACCACCAGAGGTAGAAACCGCTTTAGATAAACGCAGCCAAATGGGTATTTTAGGCAATTTGGGTGCGTACGCGCAATACCAGGCGGCAAACGCCATTGAAAAATCTGCCGAAAACAGCATTGGCGGAAATTTAGGCGCCGCCGGGATGGGTTTGGGAGTTGGCGCCGCCATGATGGGTCAGGTAGGCAATATTTTTAAACCTACGCAGGTAGGGTCGGATAGTAATGGTGAGCTTCCGCCGCCTGTACCATCGGCTGTGCAATATCACATCGCAATTAATGGCAAAGCCGATGGGCCGCATAGTCTGCAGGATGTTGCCACCATGGTTAGCAACAGGCAAGTTGATAAAACCACCATGGTTTGGAAAAAAGGGATGGCTAACTGGGCGGCGGCAAATACCCTGCCCGAAGTTGCCGAACTGTTAGCTGCTGTACCTCCGCCAATCGCTTAA